One genomic segment of Micromonospora sp. WMMC415 includes these proteins:
- a CDS encoding VIT1/CCC1 transporter family protein: protein MTDTPAALREAHHADVSGGWLRPAVFGAMDGLVTNIALIAGVGGGGVSPRTVVLTGTAGLVAGAISMGLGEYTSVRSANEQVAAEVAKERRELERHPEAEARELADAWVARGLPRDLAVQVAEAVRRNPEEALRVHVREELGVDPDDQPSPWAAAVSSFLFFSAGALVPLLPYLLGLTSLWLALGVGGLGLFLAGAVVATFTNRPWWSSGLRQLLLGGLAAAATYAIGTLIGVQGGL from the coding sequence GTGACCGACACCCCTGCGGCGCTGCGCGAGGCGCACCACGCGGACGTGTCCGGCGGCTGGCTGCGGCCGGCGGTGTTCGGTGCGATGGACGGCCTGGTGACGAACATCGCCCTGATCGCGGGCGTGGGCGGCGGCGGCGTGTCGCCGCGGACCGTCGTGCTCACCGGCACCGCCGGCCTGGTGGCCGGCGCCATCTCCATGGGGCTGGGCGAGTACACGAGCGTCCGCTCCGCCAACGAGCAGGTGGCCGCCGAGGTCGCCAAGGAGCGCCGGGAGCTGGAACGGCACCCCGAGGCCGAGGCGCGGGAACTGGCCGACGCGTGGGTCGCCCGGGGTCTGCCCCGGGATCTCGCGGTGCAGGTCGCCGAGGCCGTACGCCGCAACCCGGAGGAGGCCCTGCGGGTGCACGTCCGGGAGGAGTTGGGCGTCGACCCGGACGACCAGCCCAGCCCGTGGGCGGCGGCGGTCTCGTCGTTCCTGTTCTTCTCGGCCGGTGCGTTGGTGCCGCTGCTGCCGTACCTGCTCGGGCTCACCAGTCTGTGGCTGGCGCTGGGCGTCGGTGGCCTCGGGCTCTTCCTGGCCGGGGCGGTCGTCGCAACGTTCACCAACCGGCCCTGGTGGTCCAGCGGCCTGCGTCAGCTGCTGCTCGGCGGGTTGGCCGCCGCCGCGACGTACGCCATCGGCACGCTGATCGGCGTCCAGGGCGGGCTGTAG
- a CDS encoding FtsX-like permease family protein: protein MSRGRRGARLVAAAGSWWVALRIARREARRARGRTALVLAMIALPVLVLSFAATTWDMSNLTRPERAARQLGAADAELLPVARNPVTQAPWGDGWGQRGDDLVPPGRVTAEQVTGLLPPGARVLPILRWAFFEARVGDRVEDGVSGRVVDLTDPLGRGLARVHAGRAPAVPGEIAANPAALRRLDTRLGGTVTSADGRRTWTVVGVVEFPDQLSPLVVLPPGPQVDEEATWLVDLPGAVGEDLIRRLNEHGYVVQARVPGPPTEDGRTPGGISRIASVDVADASGIVLVGGLALLEVVLLVGPAFAVGVRRRRRDLALVAVAGGDDAHLRRIVLADGIVLGAVGAGGGLALGVAAAVAARPLVEEYVFGERFGGYRTPPALLLAIAAVAVLAGVLAALVPAWTAARQDVVAGLAGRRTPPAYRRRWLIAGVTLTAAGAVLAATGAVVWTHPTVILAGLVLGELGLVLATPTLVGLLARVGRVLPLAPRIALRDASRNRSSAAPAISAVMAAVAGSVALGVYLASDEARSNQSWRPALPAGTLLVTRVESPEQAATRVTGPDGAVGPLESAVAAAARTHLNGRQLAPLVEVGCAAAADPCQVAPVLPPDRACPWPAGGGLTEADQRRARADERCRRGPEDPWGPHVVVTVDDGRTLPLLTDATAAEAAEAAAVLRAGGAVVTDPRYLVDGRLEIVVRDGADAAVSTRATVPGYALRTHRLAMDRLLLSPGATTHLGVTAQPVGWAFATEHAADRDRRDRFVAALRPHGTVSVGYEEGPPASDTRPLLLLLAAASGVITLGAAGVATGLAAAEGRADLSTLAAVGAPPAVRRILSLCQAGVIAVLGSALGIVAGLGSALMILIATNRRYTDSWPVGEPYPLVVPGTTLAVLVVVPLVAMLGAGLFTRSRLPVERRLD from the coding sequence GTGAGCCGCGGTCGGCGCGGCGCGCGGCTCGTCGCGGCGGCCGGCTCGTGGTGGGTCGCGCTACGGATCGCCCGGCGGGAGGCGCGCCGCGCCCGGGGCCGGACCGCGCTGGTGCTCGCGATGATCGCGCTGCCCGTGCTGGTCCTCTCCTTCGCGGCGACGACCTGGGACATGTCCAATTTGACCCGGCCCGAACGCGCCGCGCGCCAGCTCGGCGCCGCGGACGCCGAGCTGCTACCGGTGGCCCGTAACCCGGTCACGCAGGCTCCGTGGGGCGACGGGTGGGGGCAGCGTGGCGACGACCTCGTCCCACCCGGTCGGGTCACCGCGGAGCAGGTCACCGGCCTGCTCCCACCCGGTGCGCGCGTCCTGCCCATCCTGCGGTGGGCGTTCTTCGAGGCCCGGGTGGGGGACCGCGTCGAGGACGGCGTCTCCGGCCGGGTCGTCGACCTCACCGATCCGCTCGGGCGCGGCCTGGCCCGCGTCCACGCCGGCCGCGCGCCGGCCGTCCCCGGCGAGATCGCGGCCAACCCGGCCGCCCTCCGGCGGCTCGACACCCGCCTCGGCGGGACGGTCACCTCCGCGGACGGCCGTCGCACCTGGACGGTGGTCGGCGTGGTCGAGTTCCCCGACCAGCTGAGCCCCCTGGTCGTACTGCCCCCCGGTCCGCAGGTCGACGAGGAGGCCACCTGGCTGGTGGACCTGCCGGGCGCCGTCGGCGAGGACCTGATCCGCCGGCTGAACGAGCACGGGTACGTGGTACAGGCCCGCGTTCCCGGGCCACCGACGGAGGACGGCCGCACCCCGGGCGGGATCTCCCGGATCGCGTCGGTGGACGTGGCGGACGCGAGCGGGATCGTGCTGGTCGGCGGGCTCGCCCTGCTCGAGGTCGTACTCCTGGTCGGGCCCGCCTTCGCGGTCGGCGTCCGGCGGCGTCGGCGGGACCTTGCGCTGGTCGCGGTGGCCGGCGGTGACGACGCACACCTGCGCCGCATCGTCCTCGCGGACGGGATCGTGCTCGGAGCCGTCGGGGCCGGCGGCGGCCTGGCCCTCGGCGTCGCCGCGGCCGTCGCCGCCCGACCGCTGGTGGAGGAGTACGTCTTCGGGGAACGCTTCGGCGGTTACCGCACCCCACCCGCGCTGCTGCTGGCCATCGCCGCGGTCGCCGTGCTGGCCGGGGTGCTCGCCGCGCTGGTGCCGGCCTGGACGGCCGCCCGGCAGGACGTGGTGGCCGGGCTCGCCGGCCGGCGTACGCCACCGGCGTACCGGCGCCGGTGGCTGATCGCGGGGGTGACGCTCACCGCCGCCGGGGCGGTGCTCGCCGCCACCGGAGCGGTCGTGTGGACTCACCCGACCGTGATCCTCGCCGGTCTGGTCCTCGGCGAGCTGGGGCTGGTCCTCGCCACGCCGACGCTGGTCGGGCTGCTCGCCCGCGTCGGCCGCGTCCTGCCGCTGGCACCGCGGATCGCCCTGCGGGACGCCAGCCGCAACCGGTCGTCGGCCGCCCCGGCGATCTCGGCGGTGATGGCGGCGGTCGCCGGCAGCGTCGCCCTCGGCGTGTACCTGGCGAGCGACGAGGCCCGCAGCAACCAGTCCTGGCGCCCGGCCCTGCCGGCCGGGACCCTGCTGGTCACCAGAGTCGAATCGCCGGAGCAGGCCGCCACCCGGGTCACCGGCCCGGACGGGGCGGTCGGCCCGCTCGAGAGCGCGGTCGCCGCCGCGGCCCGGACCCACCTCAATGGCCGGCAACTGGCGCCGTTGGTGGAGGTCGGGTGCGCGGCAGCGGCCGACCCGTGCCAGGTCGCCCCGGTGCTGCCACCCGACCGGGCCTGCCCGTGGCCGGCGGGCGGCGGTCTCACCGAGGCGGACCAGCGGCGGGCCCGGGCCGACGAGCGCTGCCGGCGCGGACCGGAGGACCCCTGGGGCCCGCACGTCGTCGTCACCGTCGACGACGGCCGCACGCTGCCGCTGCTCACCGACGCCACCGCGGCCGAAGCCGCGGAGGCCGCGGCGGTGCTGCGCGCCGGCGGCGCGGTGGTGACCGACCCGCGCTACCTGGTGGACGGACGGCTGGAGATCGTCGTGCGCGACGGCGCCGACGCCGCCGTCTCCACCCGCGCGACCGTGCCCGGTTACGCACTACGCACCCACCGACTGGCGATGGACCGGCTGCTGCTCTCTCCCGGCGCGACCACCCACCTCGGCGTGACCGCCCAGCCGGTCGGCTGGGCGTTCGCCACGGAACACGCGGCCGACCGGGACCGTCGGGACCGGTTCGTCGCCGCGCTGCGACCGCACGGGACGGTGTCGGTCGGCTACGAGGAGGGTCCGCCCGCGAGCGACACCCGTCCCCTCCTGCTGCTGCTCGCCGCGGCCTCGGGCGTGATCACCCTCGGTGCCGCCGGGGTGGCGACCGGGCTCGCCGCCGCCGAGGGGCGCGCCGACCTGTCCACGCTGGCCGCCGTGGGCGCGCCACCGGCGGTACGCCGGATTCTCTCCCTGTGCCAGGCCGGGGTGATCGCCGTCCTCGGTTCGGCCCTCGGCATCGTCGCCGGCCTCGGATCCGCCCTCATGATCCTGATCGCCACCAACCGGCGGTACACCGACAGTTGGCCGGTCGGCGAGCCGTACCCCCTGGTCGTGCCCGGCACCACCCTCGCCGTGCTGGTGGTGGTGCCGCTGGTGGCGATGCTCGGGGCGGGCCTGTTCACCCGCTCCCGGCTACCGGTCGAACGCCGTCTCGACTGA
- a CDS encoding YlxR family protein: MARRAQPERTCVGCRRRAPAGELLRIVAIGDGAGHSLRPDPARRLPGRGAHLHPDPACFAQAVRRRAFGRALRVTGVLDHGELAAHLDAPTTTSGQPDRARVASKVGRPT; this comes from the coding sequence GTGGCACGACGCGCGCAGCCGGAGCGCACCTGTGTGGGTTGCCGGCGACGTGCGCCGGCCGGTGAACTGCTGCGGATCGTCGCGATCGGTGACGGGGCTGGACACAGCCTTCGGCCCGATCCGGCCCGCAGGTTGCCGGGTCGGGGGGCGCACTTGCACCCGGATCCGGCCTGCTTCGCGCAGGCGGTGCGGCGTCGCGCCTTCGGGCGGGCGCTGCGCGTCACCGGGGTCCTCGACCACGGTGAGCTCGCGGCGCACCTCGATGCGCCAACCACGACGTCCGGTCAACCCGACCGGGCGCGGGTCGCTAGCAAGGTAGGACGACCGACATGA
- a CDS encoding nucleotidyltransferase domain-containing protein, which produces MHSEDGEAYRDDPRWTVAERVAEAVRRRFPADVLAVAVHGPLAHGDDDGGGDSEVGLLVVTYRPGGPPAATRRVDGVLVDLTVAAADDYLDRARAISPLWPLTADRYVTTRALHDPTGWLRRLRDEHLGCLARARPAEFSTAARQAWYRGSAAHARALRLAEWYETDQALLMLGEARLAASTVSGLLSRTYFRDPGDAVRRTGLAGADMTEVGTVLAKQAEELAARGRPVDGTVDDLLDG; this is translated from the coding sequence GTGCACTCCGAGGACGGCGAGGCGTACCGGGACGATCCACGGTGGACCGTCGCCGAGCGGGTGGCGGAGGCGGTGCGCCGGCGGTTCCCGGCGGACGTCCTCGCGGTGGCGGTGCACGGCCCCCTGGCCCACGGCGACGACGACGGTGGCGGGGACAGCGAGGTCGGCCTGCTGGTCGTCACGTACCGTCCCGGCGGCCCGCCCGCGGCGACCCGGCGGGTGGACGGCGTGCTCGTCGACCTGACCGTCGCCGCCGCCGACGACTACCTCGACCGGGCTCGGGCGATCAGCCCGCTCTGGCCGCTCACCGCCGACCGGTACGTGACCACGCGCGCCCTGCACGACCCGACCGGCTGGTTGCGCAGGCTGCGCGACGAGCACCTCGGGTGCCTGGCCCGGGCCCGGCCGGCCGAGTTCAGTACCGCGGCCCGGCAGGCCTGGTACCGGGGCAGCGCGGCACACGCGCGGGCCCTCCGGCTGGCCGAGTGGTACGAGACCGACCAGGCTCTGCTCATGCTCGGCGAGGCGCGGCTCGCGGCGTCGACGGTGAGCGGCCTGCTCAGCCGCACCTACTTCCGTGACCCTGGCGACGCGGTGCGCCGGACCGGGCTCGCCGGTGCCGACATGACCGAGGTGGGCACCGTGCTCGCCAAGCAGGCCGAGGAGCTGGCCGCGCGCGGTCGCCCCGTGGACGGCACGGTGGACGACCTTCTCGACGGCTGA
- a CDS encoding STAS domain-containing protein, translating to MDQGGAPPVFSASAELDGDHLHVVVTGEVDMATADTMLQTALREPARRVTLDLRAVTFFDSAAIHAVVRLAQKFPDALTVLPSRQVARVLEISGLGGQAWYRSP from the coding sequence GTGGATCAAGGGGGCGCGCCGCCCGTCTTCTCCGCGAGCGCGGAGCTCGACGGTGATCACCTCCACGTGGTCGTGACCGGCGAGGTCGACATGGCCACGGCCGACACGATGCTCCAGACCGCCCTGCGGGAGCCGGCCCGGCGGGTGACGCTCGACCTGCGGGCCGTCACGTTCTTCGACTCGGCGGCGATCCACGCGGTGGTCCGCCTCGCCCAGAAGTTCCCGGACGCGCTCACCGTGCTGCCGTCCCGGCAGGTCGCCCGGGTGCTGGAGATCTCCGGCCTGGGCGGGCAGGCCTGGTACCGCTCCCCCTGA
- a CDS encoding nitroreductase family deazaflavin-dependent oxidoreductase — MSVLGTLTRRVGHHRWFGAAARLLVPADRVVGRLTRGRVVALGLIPSLVITTTGRRSGKPRSNPLLYVPDGDGYVVIGSNWGQTHQPGWALNLLADPIAEVDVKGRRIPVRADVAEGAERERLWQLLVTEWPAYRTYVRRAGGREIRIFRLVPTGPGGPSGANGSA, encoded by the coding sequence GTGTCCGTACTGGGAACCCTCACCCGCCGCGTCGGTCACCACCGCTGGTTCGGCGCCGCCGCCCGCCTGCTCGTCCCCGCCGACCGCGTCGTCGGACGCCTCACCCGGGGGCGCGTCGTCGCCCTGGGGCTCATCCCCTCGCTGGTCATCACCACCACCGGCCGCCGCTCGGGCAAACCCCGCAGCAACCCCCTGCTGTACGTGCCGGACGGCGACGGGTACGTGGTGATCGGGTCGAACTGGGGGCAGACCCATCAGCCCGGCTGGGCGTTGAACCTGCTCGCCGACCCGATTGCCGAGGTGGACGTCAAGGGCCGCCGAATCCCGGTACGCGCCGACGTCGCGGAGGGCGCCGAACGGGAACGGCTCTGGCAGCTCCTGGTGACCGAGTGGCCGGCGTACCGCACGTACGTGCGGCGGGCCGGCGGCCGCGAGATCCGCATCTTCCGGCTCGTGCCCACCGGGCCGGGCGGACCGTCCGGCGCGAACGGGAGCGCGTAG
- a CDS encoding ABC transporter ATP-binding protein codes for MSPAGDEARVPVLDVRDVHRTHGSGPAAVHALRGVSLTVHAGELVAVMGPSGSGKSTLLALAGGLDGPTAGDVHVEGQRLGGLDRRRLAQLRRRRIGYIFQDLNLLGSLTAVENVALPLELDGAGVRRARRLALDALAEVGLPELGDRFPDQLSGGQQQRVAIARALVGERRLVLADEPTGALDSQTGEAVLHLLRRRVDAGAAGVLVTHEARHAAWADRVVFLRDGVMVDSTAPLGDVEQLLTGSGR; via the coding sequence GTGAGCCCGGCGGGGGACGAGGCGCGCGTCCCCGTGCTCGACGTCCGCGACGTGCACCGCACCCACGGCAGCGGCCCGGCCGCCGTCCACGCTCTGCGGGGGGTGAGCCTCACCGTCCACGCCGGGGAACTCGTCGCGGTGATGGGGCCGTCCGGGTCGGGCAAGTCCACGCTGCTCGCCCTCGCCGGTGGGCTGGACGGCCCGACCGCCGGGGACGTCCACGTCGAGGGTCAGCGGCTCGGCGGGCTTGATCGGCGGCGCCTGGCCCAGCTGCGGCGGCGCCGCATCGGCTACATCTTCCAGGACCTCAACCTGCTCGGCAGCCTGACCGCCGTCGAGAACGTCGCGCTCCCCCTGGAACTCGACGGCGCCGGCGTGCGACGGGCCCGCCGGCTCGCGCTGGACGCGCTCGCCGAGGTGGGCCTGCCGGAGCTGGGCGACCGCTTCCCGGACCAGCTCTCCGGCGGGCAGCAGCAGCGGGTGGCCATCGCCCGGGCGCTCGTCGGCGAACGACGGCTCGTCCTGGCCGACGAGCCGACCGGCGCGCTGGACTCGCAGACCGGCGAGGCGGTGCTGCACCTGCTGCGCCGCCGGGTCGACGCGGGAGCGGCGGGGGTGCTGGTCACTCACGAGGCGCGGCACGCCGCCTGGGCGGACCGGGTGGTGTTCCTGCGCGACGGGGTGATGGTCGACTCGACGGCGCCGCTGGGTGACGTCGAGCAGCTGCTGACCGGCAGCGGCCGGTGA
- the map gene encoding type I methionyl aminopeptidase has product MTARAPLTPGTLSPWRQVPAHIPRPEYVGKKRPQEWRGSHVQTPETIEKMRIAGRLAAHATQLAGEHCKPGVTTDEIDKVVHEFLCDHGAYPSTLGYKGFPKSCCTSLNEVICHGIPDSTVLQDGDIVNVDVTAYLNGVHGDTDATFCVGEVSEEARLLVERTHEAMMRGIRAVAPGRQINVIGRVIESYAKRFGYGVVRDFTGHGIGESFHSGLYVPHYDSPRPTDVMEPGMTFTIEPMITLGTYQYDMWDDGWTVVTKDRKWTAQFEHTIVVTEDGHEILTLP; this is encoded by the coding sequence ATGACCGCCCGTGCGCCGCTGACCCCAGGCACGCTCTCTCCGTGGCGGCAGGTGCCCGCCCACATCCCCCGGCCCGAGTACGTGGGGAAGAAGCGTCCCCAGGAGTGGCGTGGCTCGCACGTGCAGACCCCGGAGACCATCGAGAAGATGCGGATCGCCGGGCGCCTCGCGGCGCACGCCACCCAGCTCGCGGGCGAGCACTGCAAGCCGGGCGTGACCACCGACGAAATCGACAAGGTGGTGCACGAGTTCCTCTGCGACCACGGCGCCTACCCGTCGACACTGGGCTACAAGGGCTTCCCGAAGTCCTGCTGCACCAGCCTCAACGAGGTGATCTGCCACGGCATCCCCGACTCCACCGTGCTGCAGGACGGTGACATCGTCAACGTCGACGTGACGGCGTACCTCAACGGGGTGCACGGCGACACGGACGCCACCTTCTGCGTCGGCGAGGTGAGCGAGGAGGCCCGGCTTCTGGTCGAGCGCACCCACGAGGCGATGATGCGGGGCATCCGCGCGGTCGCCCCGGGCCGCCAGATCAACGTGATCGGCCGGGTGATCGAGTCGTACGCGAAGCGCTTCGGCTACGGCGTCGTCCGTGACTTCACCGGCCACGGCATCGGGGAGTCCTTCCACAGCGGGCTCTACGTGCCGCACTACGACAGCCCCCGCCCCACCGACGTGATGGAGCCGGGCATGACGTTCACCATCGAGCCGATGATCACCCTCGGCACCTACCAGTACGACATGTGGGACGACGGCTGGACGGTCGTGACGAAGGACCGGAAGTGGACCGCCCAGTTCGAGCACACCATCGTGGTGACCGAGGACGGTCACGAGATCCTGACGTTGCCGTGA
- a CDS encoding PadR family transcriptional regulator → MSIRHGLLALLERGQMYGYQLRSAFEESTGSTWPLNIGQVYTTLSRLERDGLVRSLPESEAGQRPYEITDAGRADLALWFATPISRADRPRDELAIKLALALTTPGVDVRSVVQTQRAATIRTLQELTRLKYASDRPEDLPWRLVLDAMVFQAEAEVRWLDHCESSLVRHRPAAPAAGHDPAAEAVERTDERARR, encoded by the coding sequence ATGTCCATCCGTCACGGGCTGCTCGCCCTGCTCGAACGCGGTCAGATGTACGGCTACCAGCTGCGCTCGGCGTTCGAGGAGTCGACCGGGTCCACCTGGCCGCTGAACATCGGACAGGTCTACACCACGCTCTCCCGGTTGGAACGGGACGGGCTGGTGCGGTCGCTGCCGGAGAGCGAGGCCGGGCAGCGCCCGTACGAGATCACCGACGCGGGACGGGCGGACCTGGCGCTCTGGTTCGCCACCCCGATCAGCCGGGCCGACCGGCCCCGCGACGAGCTCGCCATCAAGCTCGCCCTCGCGCTCACCACGCCCGGCGTCGACGTGCGGTCGGTGGTGCAGACCCAGCGCGCCGCCACCATACGGACCCTCCAGGAACTGACCCGGCTCAAGTACGCGAGCGACCGGCCGGAGGACCTGCCCTGGCGTCTGGTGCTGGACGCGATGGTCTTCCAGGCCGAGGCCGAGGTCCGCTGGCTGGACCACTGCGAGAGCAGTCTGGTGCGGCACCGGCCGGCGGCACCGGCGGCCGGGCACGACCCCGCCGCCGAGGCGGTGGAGCGGACCGACGAGAGGGCCCGGCGGTGA
- the rimP gene encoding ribosome maturation factor RimP, translating into MTQRGRATRPTGPTGRPRHPAGTRGTDRVARGGDLAARRARLREVIEPVVTDAGYDLEDLSVSRAGRRHVVRVIVDADGGINLDAVADVSRAVSAALDAAEEAGGDIVAGEYQLEVSSPGVDRPLTLPRHWRRNTGRLVKVTVRGGETAGDRQVTGRVVEADDERVVLETDAGRAEWTYADLGPGRVQVEFTRLDEIDEADEFDGTDQAGGAGDTDDFDDDDVEDEER; encoded by the coding sequence ATGACGCAGCGTGGCCGTGCCACCCGGCCGACCGGGCCGACGGGGCGACCGCGGCACCCGGCCGGCACGCGGGGCACCGACCGCGTGGCCCGCGGCGGCGACCTCGCCGCGCGGCGCGCACGCCTGCGCGAGGTCATCGAGCCGGTCGTCACCGACGCCGGGTACGACCTGGAGGACCTGTCGGTGTCCCGGGCCGGCCGGCGGCACGTGGTGCGGGTGATCGTGGACGCCGACGGTGGGATCAACCTGGACGCCGTCGCGGACGTCTCGCGGGCCGTCTCCGCCGCGCTGGACGCCGCCGAGGAGGCGGGCGGGGACATCGTGGCCGGGGAGTACCAGCTGGAGGTCAGCTCGCCCGGCGTGGACCGGCCGCTCACCCTTCCCCGGCACTGGCGGCGCAACACCGGCCGGCTCGTCAAGGTGACTGTGCGCGGCGGCGAGACCGCCGGCGACCGCCAGGTCACCGGGCGGGTGGTCGAGGCCGACGACGAGCGGGTGGTCCTGGAGACCGACGCCGGTCGCGCCGAATGGACGTACGCCGACCTGGGCCCCGGGCGGGTGCAGGTCGAGTTCACCCGCCTCGACGAGATCGACGAAGCGGACGAGTTCGACGGCACGGACCAGGCCGGCGGAGCCGGCGACACCGACGACTTCGACGACGACGATGTGGAGGACGAGGAGAGGTGA
- a CDS encoding ferritin-like domain-containing protein gives MTAPTPTAGPSAALGAALTAEYAAIWAYGPIGVRLTGAARKAARDAEAAHRRRRDDLVLKLSTGGGTVPPDRAGYALPFPVTDPASALRLAVEVEERTGAFWRAAVAATTGADRDRALAALVDCAVRATRWRRTAGITPLTVPFPGRPA, from the coding sequence GTGACCGCACCGACCCCCACCGCCGGGCCCTCCGCCGCGCTCGGTGCCGCGCTCACCGCCGAGTACGCCGCCATCTGGGCCTACGGTCCGATCGGGGTACGCCTCACCGGCGCCGCCCGGAAGGCGGCGCGGGACGCGGAGGCGGCGCACCGGCGGCGCCGCGACGACCTCGTGCTCAAGCTCAGCACCGGCGGCGGGACCGTCCCGCCAGACCGGGCCGGCTACGCCCTGCCGTTCCCGGTGACCGACCCGGCGAGTGCGCTCCGGCTCGCCGTCGAGGTGGAGGAACGGACGGGGGCGTTCTGGCGGGCGGCGGTGGCCGCCACCACCGGCGCCGATCGGGACCGCGCGCTCGCCGCGCTGGTCGACTGCGCCGTACGGGCCACCCGCTGGCGCCGGACCGCCGGGATCACACCGCTGACCGTGCCGTTTCCGGGCCGTCCCGCCTGA
- the nusA gene encoding transcription termination factor NusA — translation MNIDLAALRALEREREIPFDTILAAIETALLTAYRHTEGAEPHARVEIDRKTGAALVYAQEVDSEGSVVREWDDTPHDFGRIAAMTAKQVILQRLREATDEAHFGEYVGRDGDLVTGVVQAHEARAEKGIVTVDLGKLEGVLPQSEQVPGERYAHGERIRCVVVHVAKGMRGPQITLSRSHPALVKKLFALEVPEIADGTVEISAIAREAGHRTKIAVRSTAPGVNAKGACIGPMGQRVRAVMSELHGEKIDIIDWSDDPATFVGNALSPAKALRVDVVDLATRTARVTVPDFQLSLAIGREGQNARLAARLTGWRIDIRSDAEPTGPAGGGGADHVPEPGGAISGS, via the coding sequence GTGAACATCGACCTCGCGGCGCTGCGCGCACTGGAGCGCGAGCGGGAGATCCCGTTCGACACGATCCTCGCGGCGATCGAGACCGCGCTGCTGACGGCGTACCGGCACACCGAGGGTGCGGAGCCGCACGCGCGGGTGGAGATCGACCGCAAGACCGGCGCGGCCCTGGTGTACGCGCAGGAGGTGGACTCCGAGGGCAGCGTGGTGCGGGAGTGGGACGACACCCCGCACGACTTCGGCCGGATCGCGGCCATGACGGCCAAGCAGGTGATCCTCCAGCGGCTGCGGGAGGCCACCGACGAGGCCCACTTCGGCGAGTACGTGGGCCGCGACGGCGACCTGGTCACCGGTGTCGTCCAGGCGCACGAGGCGCGCGCCGAGAAGGGCATCGTCACCGTCGACCTGGGCAAGCTGGAGGGCGTCCTGCCCCAGTCGGAGCAGGTGCCCGGCGAGCGGTACGCGCACGGCGAGCGGATCCGCTGCGTGGTGGTGCACGTGGCCAAGGGAATGCGCGGCCCGCAGATCACGTTGTCCCGGTCGCACCCGGCGCTGGTGAAGAAGCTCTTCGCCCTGGAGGTGCCGGAGATCGCCGACGGGACGGTCGAGATCAGCGCGATCGCCCGTGAGGCAGGTCACCGTACGAAGATCGCCGTCCGCTCCACCGCGCCCGGTGTGAACGCCAAGGGGGCGTGCATCGGGCCGATGGGGCAGCGGGTGCGGGCCGTCATGAGCGAACTGCACGGTGAGAAGATCGACATCATCGACTGGTCGGACGACCCGGCGACCTTCGTCGGCAACGCGTTGTCGCCGGCCAAGGCGCTGCGGGTGGACGTGGTGGACCTGGCCACCCGCACGGCCCGGGTGACCGTGCCGGACTTCCAGCTGTCGCTCGCCATCGGCCGGGAGGGGCAGAATGCCCGGCTTGCGGCCCGGTTGACCGGTTGGCGGATCGACATCCGGTCCGACGCCGAGCCGACCGGCCCGGCCGGGGGCGGGGGTGCCGATCACGTCCCGGAGCCGGGCGGCGCGATCTCCGGAAGCTAG